The Actinosynnema mirum DSM 43827 genomic interval CCGGCACGATCGCGGCGGCGGCGGAGAAGGCCCGCGCGCGGGATGCCGAGGACGTGCTCGCTCATCTGCGCGACCGCTTCGTCCCCGCACCGCCCGGCACGATCTACCTCAACGGCAGTTCGCTGGGCCGCTTACCCGCCGCCACCTCCGGTCGCCTCGCCCGCATGGTCGAGGAGGAGTGGGGATCGAACCTCGCGGAAGCCCGCACCCAGTGGCTGGACCTCGGCGAGCGCATCGGCGACAGCATCGCGCGGCACGCCCTGGGCGCCGGCTCGGGGGAAGTCGTGGTGGGCGAGTGCACCAGCGTTCAGCTGTACAAGCTGGCCGTCGCGGCGGTGCGGGCCCGTCCGGGCCGCGGCACGATCATCACCTCCGACGACAACTTCCCCACCGACCGCTACATCCTCGACGGCGTGGCGGCCGACCACGGCATGAATGTCGTCACCCTGTCCACCCATGCCGACACGGGTCTCGACCTGGACGCGCTGCGTGCCGCGTTGGACGAGAACGTCGCTCTCGTGTCGCTCTCGCTGGTCTCCTACCGTTCCAGCGCTTTGCTGGACATGGCCGAGGTCAACCAGCTGGTGCACGACGTGGGCGCGTTGGTGCTGTGGGACCTCAGCCACGCGGTCGGCGCCGTGCCGATCGAGCTGGAGGCCACCGAGACGGACCTGGCAGTCGGCTCGGGCTACAAACACCTGTACGGCGGCCCCGGCGCCCCCGCGTTCCTCTACGTGCGCCGCGGGTTGCAGGACCGGCTCCGGCAGCCGGTCCAAGGCTGGTTCGGGCATCGTCAGCAGCTCGCGATGCTCCCGGCCTACGACCCCGACCCGACGGTCCGCCGGTTCCAGACGGGATTTCCGCCCGTCCTCTCGCTGACCGCGCTGGCGGAGGGTGTCGGCCTGGTCGGTGAAGCCGGCATGGACGCGGTGCGCGCCAAGGGACTGGCGCTCGCCGAGCTGCTCCAGGACCTGGTGGCCGAACACCTCTTCCCGGTCGGCTACACCCTGGCGAGCCCGCCGGACGCCCGGCGGCGGGGTGTGCACCTCACGTTGCGGCACCCCGAGGCGTCCCGCCTCCACCCCCTGATCTCCCGTGCCGATCTGGCCATCGACCACATGCCCCCGGATCTGCTCCGGCTGTCCACCACTCCGCTCAACACCCGGTTCACCGACGTCGTCGAAGCCGTGGACCGCATCCGCGTGGTGACAGGCGAACTCCTCGTCGGAGGCGTGTGACCCGGTGGCGGAAACGAGATTGGCGGACAACCCCATGCCCGGTGCGGTTTCGGTCCTCTACATCGACTGCCGGCCTCGTTCGGTGGCGGCACTCGCGGCCCACGGGGCCCTGGTCACCTGCGTGGTCAACGCGAAGGACGCGGCCAGGGTCAGGAGTCTTCCCCAGGTCCACCGGGTCGTCGTCGTGCGCGACACCACCGATTGCGAGGACGTGCTGTGCGCGCTCCGCCGCGACGGTGTCAGCTTGACCGACTACACCGCCATTTGCGGTAACGACGAGTACAACCTGTACCCCGCTTCGGTCGTGGCCCTGGTGGCGGGCAAGGCCACGCCCTCCCCGGACCACGTCGTCTCCATGCGGGACAAGTACGTCCAGAAGGACCTCGTCAGGGGAGTCGGCATCCCCGTCACGCGGTGCAGGGCCGTCGACCACCTCGATGACCTCACCGCGGCTCCGCCGGAGTTCCCGGTGGTGATCAAGCCGCCCGCCGTGTCCGGGTCCAAGGACACCTTCATCCTGCACTCGGCCGCAGATCTTGAACGGGTGGCGGAGCAGTGCGCGGAGTCAGGCGTGCTCGGCCCGTGGGTGGTGGAGGACTTCGTGCCCGGCGGCGAGATCCAGGTGGACGGGGCGATCAGGAACGGCGAACTGGTTCTCGTCAGCATCTCGCGCTACCTGCAGAACTGCATCAAGATCCACGAGGGTGATCTCGCGGCCGCCGTCGTGTTGGACCCCGGCGTCGAACCCGAGCTCTACGCGCAGGCGCGAGACCTCGCGGCACGCGTGCTGCCGGCTCTCGACCACCGCGACGGGGTGTTCCACCTCGAAGCGTTCGAACACCCGGACGGCCACCTGGTGTTCAGCGAGTGCGGCGGCCGCATCGGCGGTGGAATGACCGACGAGGTCGTTCAACGGAAATTCGGCGTTTCGCTGCACGACGAATGGGCGCGGGTCGTTCTCGGCTTGCCCACTGGAGTGACCACGCCGGTCGTACCCGATCCGGCGAGCTTCGGGGACGTCCATCTGAAGGCGCCACAGGGACTGCTGCTGTCGGTTCCCGGTGATGAGGAACTGCGGGCACAGCCCGGCGTCGTATTCGGCGAGGTCGAGGTGCGGATCGGCGAGCGGTTGGGGAACATGAACGACGACTCGTTCTTTCGAGCGGCACGCGCGGTTGTCGCCGGTAATGACGAGCAGGAAACACGTGCGCTGCTTCGCGACCTGGGGAACTGGTTTTCGAGTGCGGTCCGGGTGGACAGCTCGGCGCACGACTGACCTGGCACAACGCACATCAGGGGCGAGTGGATGAACAGCACGGCTCAACAACGGCTGGCCGCGCGAACGACTGGGATGTTCCGCGCGCTGCGCGTGCGGAACTACCAGGTGTTCACCTTCGGCCGGCTCATCTCCGGCACCGGTGTCTGGATTCAACGCATCGCGCAGGACTGGCTGGTCATTTCGCTCACCGGCAGTGCCGCGGCGCTCGGCGTGACCACCGCGTTGCAATTCCTGCCCATCCTGCTGTTCGGCCTGTGGGGCGGGCTCCTGTCCGACCGCTTTTCCCGCAGGCTCCTGCTGGTGATCTCCCAGACTGCGATGGGCGTGATTGCTCTCGGGCTGGCATTGCTCACCTGTGCCGACCAAGTGGAGATATGGCACGTCTACGTCGCTGCCTTTCTCCTCGGAGTCGCGAGCGCGGTGGAGACGCCGGCCCGGCAGTCGTTCCTCTCGGAAATGGTCGGGAAGGACCTCCTGCACAACGCGGTCAGCCTGGACTCGGCCTGCTTCCAGGTGGCGAGCCTCGCGGGACCGGCGATCTCCGGGGTGCTCATCAACCTGGGGGGCACCTCGATCGCCTTCGCGTTGTCCGCCGCTTCGTGCGTGGTGGTCATCGCCTCGCTCTGGCTCCTGCGACCGGCGGAGCTGCATCCGCACGTGCCGGAGCCGCGAGCGCCCGGTCAGGTCCGCGAAGGCCTGCGGCACGTCTACGGCCATCCGTCGTTGCTCTGGCCGATCGTCCTCATGGCGTTCCTCGGCACCTTCGCGTTCAACTTCGCGCTCGTCCTCCCCGTCTACACCGCCGACATCTTCCACTCGGGCGCGGAGACCTTCGGCTGGCTCACGACCTACCTCGCGGTTGGATCGGTCGCGGGAGCGCTGGGCGCGGCGTGGATGCGGCGCGCGGGCCTGCCTCTCGTCCTCGCGACAGCGCTCGGCTTCTGCGTGGTCCAGCTCCTGGCCGCCGCGTCGCCTTCGGTGTGGCTGTTCGGCGCCCTCATGGTGCCCACCGGGGCACTGGGCGTCGTCGTCCACGCCAGCGCCACCTCGGTCGTCCAGAGCACCTGCGCCCCGTCCATGCGGGGCCGGGTGATGGGTGTCTACAACCTGGCCTACATGGGCGGCATCCCCATCAGCGGCCCCTTGGTCGGCTGGGTGATGGAGCGCTTCGGAGCACGTCCCGGTTACGCGATCAGCACGGCCGTCGCCCTCGTCGGCGCGCTGGTCGCCGCGGCGGCGGTAGCCAGGATCCACCACCGCACCCACCGCACCCACCGCGGACCCGGCGCCGCGGACTACCCGTCCTCTTCCAGCGAGTCGAAACCGAGTTCGTCATGACCACGTCCGCTTCGCTTTCTCCGACGGTCAGCGCCATCCGTCGCCGTGGCCACCTCCGGCTCGGTGTCAGCACCGGTATCCGCGGCCTGTCGTGGACCGACGACGCCGGCGTCCGCCGCGGCCTGGACGTCGACACCGGGCGCGCCGTCGCGGCCGCGCTCTTCGGCGAGCCCGGCCGGATCGAGTACACCGAGATCGACCCCGAGGACAGGATCCGGGCCGTGACCTCGGACGCGGTCGACCTGCTCGCGTGCAACGCCACCTGGACGTTCAGCCGCGAATGCGACGCGAACGTCGCCTTCGTCCTCACCACGTGTTACGACGAAGGCGCCATCCTGGTCCGCCGGGACAGCGGCATCGCCTCGGCCGACGACCTGGACGGACACACCTTGGGCATGTGCGAGGGCACGAGCAGCGAAGAGGCGCTGCGGGCGTGGTTCGGACCCCGCGGCCGGGCCGTGCACTGCAAGCACTACGCCTCTCCGGCCGCGGCTCTCGCGGCCTACGCCAGCGGCGAAGTCACCGGCTACGTCGCGGACGGCGTGGTCGTGGCAGGAGAACGCACCCGCCTCGCCACGCCGAGCGACCACGTCGTGCTGCCTGAGCGCGTGTCGGTGGAACCGATGGGACCGGTCGTCAAAGACGACGATCCGCAGTGGGTGAAGACCGCCCGCTGGGTGTTCTTCGCGCTGATCGCCGCGGAGGCCGCCGGAGTCACCTCGCACCAGGTGCGTGCGGGGACTGCCGAAGACCCGCCCTTGCTGAAGGACCAGTCCCGGCTGGCCGCGAAGGCGGGACTGCACCCGAGGTGGATCTCCGCCGTGGTCGGCGAAGTCGGCAACTACGGCGAGATCTACGAGCGCAACCTCGGGGACGCCTCCGGGTTGCGCATCCCCCGCGGCTACAACGAACTCTGGCTGCGTGGCGGCCTGATGTACGCGCCGCCCCTGGCCTGAAGATCGTTCGCCCGCCGGTCCAAGCGCATCCGCACACCTGCCGCACGGGAGCGCCGAATGAGCGAAACCCCACCCGACTCCGATCTCTCGCGATCACTGTCCGGCCCGCAGATGACGATGCTCGGCCTCGGTTCGGCGATCGGCACCGGGCTGTTCCTCGGCGCCGGGTCCTCAATCTCGGTGGCAGGACCCGGTGTCATCCTCAGTTACCTCGTCGGCGCCGGCCTCGCCGCGATCGTGGCGATCGCGCTGGCGGAGATGATCAGCGCGCTGCCTGTCCGGGGCTCGTTCGGCGCCGTCGCCGGGCGATACCTGGGGCCGCTGGCCGGATTCGCCGTCCGGTGGACCTACTGGTTCTCGCTCGTGGTCGGCATCGGCAGCGAGGTCGTGGCCGCCGCCATCTACCTGAACTTCTGGTGGCCGCAGGTTCCGATCTGGCTGTCCGTGGCGGTTTTCTCATCGCTGCTCACCCTCGTGAACCTGACCCCCGTCCGGTTCTTCGGCACGGCCGAGTCGGTGTTCGCCGGCATCAAGGTGCTCGCGATCGGCGTCTTCATCCTCCTCGGCCTCGTGCTCGTCCTCTTCGGACTACCCGGCCGGCCGGCCACCGGTTTCGGGAACCTGGTCTCGCACGGCGGTTTTCTCCCGAACGGCCCCGGCGCGGTGTGGCTGGTCATGTCGATCGTGGTCGTCGGCTTCGCCGGCATCGAGGTCGTCGCCGTGAGCGCACCCGAGGCCAGTCAGCCCCGCGCCGCACTGCGCTCCGCGACGCGCTCGGTGATCACCCGGCTCTCGCTGTTCTACCTGGTGTCGATCCTGCTCATGCTGGCCATCCGGCCGTGGACCGAACTGTCCCAGGTGCACGGTCTGGACGGCAGCCCGTTCGTTGCCACCTTCGCCAGCGCCGACATCCCCGCCGCCGCGACCGTCACCAACTTCGTCCTCATCGTCACCGCGCTGTCCGCTGCGAACGCGAACCTCTACGCCGCCGCGCGTATGCTGCACTCACTGGCACACGACGGTTTCGCCCCCAGGAGGCTGAGCCGGGCCACCCGGCACGGGCTGCCGCGGGCGGCGACCCTGGCCTCCACCGTCGGGCTCCTCGTGGCCGCGGTCTTGGCCGCCTACGCCGGCCGGGCGACGTTCGGCATCCTGCTCGCCACAGGCGCCTTCGGCATCATCGCCACGTGGATCACCGTTCTGGTGACGTTGCTGGTCTTCCGCCGGGAGGAACCGGCCGCGGAGTCCAGCATCCGGCTGCCCGGCGGCCCCGTGCTCCCCGTGGTCGGCGTGCTCGTCCTGCTCTCGGTGCTCGCCACCGGGATCGCCGTGCCCGACATGCGGCTCGCGTGCTTCGTGGGTGTCCCGTTCGTCCTCGTCGTCACGGCCGTCTACGTGCTGTTCCTGCGCCGCCGAGTCTCCCCGGCGGCGCAGGAGCACTGACCGCCTTCGACGCAGGCGCTAGACGAACAATGCGTAGGTCGAGGCGGTGACCGAAGACGGGCGAAGGGTGTCCAAGACCAGTTTGTGACGACCGATCCGAACACCCTCCTCACCGCACCCCACGTCAAGATCGGCGACCGCCTCGCAGGCCGGACCCGCATCGGAAGACCGCCGAAACCCGCCGACGCCGAGCTGGTCACCCTCGCCGTGGCCCAGGCCCTGCTCGGGTTCACCCCGACCGCAGCCATCTGGCACAACCGCGCCACCGACCAGGTCATCACCCGATCCCTGACCTCCTACGACCACTGACCGACTTGCGCATCACTCGTCCAGGTCAGGTGGCGATCACGCCTCGGCACTCGTTCGGCGTTGCCCCGTACAGCGGGCCCGTCGGCAGCTCACCGCGTGTGCAGCCACATGACGGCGTGGGGGTCACCACTGGCGGTTTGCGCGTAGCCGAACACCACACCGTCGTCGTTGACCCCGCTGGCTACGTCGGCGACGGCGTCCTCGCCGTCCCGGCGCCCGCGCGGTGATCCGCTCCGCCGCCGCGGCGCTCGCGCTGCCCTTCCGGGCCGCGCCCGCGCTCGCGGCGGTCACCCTCGCGCTCACCGTGCTCGCAGGCGCCGGGCCCGCCGTCAGCGCCTGGCTCACCGGGCTGCTGGTCGACGAGCTCACCTCCGGCGCAGCCTCCACCGGCCTGGCCGCGGTGCTGGTCGT includes:
- a CDS encoding kynureninase translates to MTDSQLTGTIAAAAEKARARDAEDVLAHLRDRFVPAPPGTIYLNGSSLGRLPAATSGRLARMVEEEWGSNLAEARTQWLDLGERIGDSIARHALGAGSGEVVVGECTSVQLYKLAVAAVRARPGRGTIITSDDNFPTDRYILDGVAADHGMNVVTLSTHADTGLDLDALRAALDENVALVSLSLVSYRSSALLDMAEVNQLVHDVGALVLWDLSHAVGAVPIELEATETDLAVGSGYKHLYGGPGAPAFLYVRRGLQDRLRQPVQGWFGHRQQLAMLPAYDPDPTVRRFQTGFPPVLSLTALAEGVGLVGEAGMDAVRAKGLALAELLQDLVAEHLFPVGYTLASPPDARRRGVHLTLRHPEASRLHPLISRADLAIDHMPPDLLRLSTTPLNTRFTDVVEAVDRIRVVTGELLVGGV
- a CDS encoding ATP-grasp domain-containing protein yields the protein MADNPMPGAVSVLYIDCRPRSVAALAAHGALVTCVVNAKDAARVRSLPQVHRVVVVRDTTDCEDVLCALRRDGVSLTDYTAICGNDEYNLYPASVVALVAGKATPSPDHVVSMRDKYVQKDLVRGVGIPVTRCRAVDHLDDLTAAPPEFPVVIKPPAVSGSKDTFILHSAADLERVAEQCAESGVLGPWVVEDFVPGGEIQVDGAIRNGELVLVSISRYLQNCIKIHEGDLAAAVVLDPGVEPELYAQARDLAARVLPALDHRDGVFHLEAFEHPDGHLVFSECGGRIGGGMTDEVVQRKFGVSLHDEWARVVLGLPTGVTTPVVPDPASFGDVHLKAPQGLLLSVPGDEELRAQPGVVFGEVEVRIGERLGNMNDDSFFRAARAVVAGNDEQETRALLRDLGNWFSSAVRVDSSAHD
- a CDS encoding MFS transporter, with the translated sequence MNSTAQQRLAARTTGMFRALRVRNYQVFTFGRLISGTGVWIQRIAQDWLVISLTGSAAALGVTTALQFLPILLFGLWGGLLSDRFSRRLLLVISQTAMGVIALGLALLTCADQVEIWHVYVAAFLLGVASAVETPARQSFLSEMVGKDLLHNAVSLDSACFQVASLAGPAISGVLINLGGTSIAFALSAASCVVVIASLWLLRPAELHPHVPEPRAPGQVREGLRHVYGHPSLLWPIVLMAFLGTFAFNFALVLPVYTADIFHSGAETFGWLTTYLAVGSVAGALGAAWMRRAGLPLVLATALGFCVVQLLAAASPSVWLFGALMVPTGALGVVVHASATSVVQSTCAPSMRGRVMGVYNLAYMGGIPISGPLVGWVMERFGARPGYAISTAVALVGALVAAAAVARIHHRTHRTHRGPGAADYPSSSSESKPSSS
- a CDS encoding amino acid ABC transporter substrate-binding protein; translated protein: MTTSASLSPTVSAIRRRGHLRLGVSTGIRGLSWTDDAGVRRGLDVDTGRAVAAALFGEPGRIEYTEIDPEDRIRAVTSDAVDLLACNATWTFSRECDANVAFVLTTCYDEGAILVRRDSGIASADDLDGHTLGMCEGTSSEEALRAWFGPRGRAVHCKHYASPAAALAAYASGEVTGYVADGVVVAGERTRLATPSDHVVLPERVSVEPMGPVVKDDDPQWVKTARWVFFALIAAEAAGVTSHQVRAGTAEDPPLLKDQSRLAAKAGLHPRWISAVVGEVGNYGEIYERNLGDASGLRIPRGYNELWLRGGLMYAPPLA
- a CDS encoding amino acid permease, with the protein product MSETPPDSDLSRSLSGPQMTMLGLGSAIGTGLFLGAGSSISVAGPGVILSYLVGAGLAAIVAIALAEMISALPVRGSFGAVAGRYLGPLAGFAVRWTYWFSLVVGIGSEVVAAAIYLNFWWPQVPIWLSVAVFSSLLTLVNLTPVRFFGTAESVFAGIKVLAIGVFILLGLVLVLFGLPGRPATGFGNLVSHGGFLPNGPGAVWLVMSIVVVGFAGIEVVAVSAPEASQPRAALRSATRSVITRLSLFYLVSILLMLAIRPWTELSQVHGLDGSPFVATFASADIPAAATVTNFVLIVTALSAANANLYAAARMLHSLAHDGFAPRRLSRATRHGLPRAATLASTVGLLVAAVLAAYAGRATFGILLATGAFGIIATWITVLVTLLVFRREEPAAESSIRLPGGPVLPVVGVLVLLSVLATGIAVPDMRLACFVGVPFVLVVTAVYVLFLRRRVSPAAQEH